One Spinacia oleracea cultivar Varoflay chromosome 4, BTI_SOV_V1, whole genome shotgun sequence DNA segment encodes these proteins:
- the LOC130471605 gene encoding uncharacterized protein: MNAPKEPKVKTPAIDAYEGTSDPDVHLLAYRHHMYVQGTTDATWCKYFPSTLKGVASKWFEKLPAGTINTYAELEMLFSARFMAYKIPDLPDGVAFDNLFRRLKKGSFKFDLVKKSVRTMADALDEAESFIHATEICSVPKESKRTEATDHPQRKDKSDKKTSRPNGTWAIEKKGYEEDRSQGQKRGRPYDKERFEYNTDLYTILLDVSDRYEIDRPFPMKSPVETRDSSLYCKFHCDVGHETKDCKSLRRALDGLAAKGFLKSYLSPSTGGSDDNDTDPEIVAVISGGLAAGGPTMRGQKDYASRLGQGKIATPHDDPLVIELKVANLKVRRILVDTGIPSDIISTACLSRLEHDPKTIEKIHYPIIGFGGGIIHPQGIITLPLRVGGRHQSKNLNARFLIVKDLTAYNIILGRPTLNQAKAVVVTHLMLMKYACDKGQVGIIHGDQQLARDCYLTTLSPEAWGKTDEARASSKRKLDEMEEKVKKDTFTIATAHMETRRPERLVDIMKSSLMKPVQIGRCQ, from the exons ATGAATGCTCCCAAGGAGCCTAAAGTAAAGACGCCAGCTATTGACGCCTATGAAGGCACGTCTGATCCTGATGTACACCTCTTGGCCTATCGGCATCATATGTATGTCCAGGGAACTACTGATGcaacttggtgcaaatacttcccgtcCACTCTGAAAGGGGTTGCCTCCAAATGGTTCGAGAAGTTGCCTGCGGGAACGATCAACACATATGCCGAATTGGAGATGTTATTTTCAGCAAGATTTATGGCTTataaa ATTCCAGACCTACCTGACGGGGTGGCGTTTGATAATTTATTTAGGAGACTTAAGAAGGGGTCCTTTAAGTTCGATTTGGTGAAGAAAAGTGTGAGAACTATGGCCGACGCTCTGGATGAGGCCGAGTCCTTTATTCATGCCACTGAAATTTGCTCCGTCCCCAAAGAGTCTAAGAGAACGGAGGCCACAGATCATCCCCAGCGCAAGGACAAGTCAGACAAAAAGACCAGCCGTCCGAATGGGACATGGGCCATTGAAAAGAAAGGATATGAAGAAGACCGCTCCCAAGGACAGAAGAGAGGACGACCCTATGACAAAGAAAGGTTCGAATACAACACTGACCTGTATACGATACTGCTAGATGTAAGTGATAGGTATGAGATTGATCGACCGTTCCCCATGAAGTCGCCGGTGGAAACTCGGGACAGCTCGCTTTACTGTAAGTTCCATTGTGATGTGGGACATGAAACAAAAGATTGCAAGTCCCTACGAAGGGCTCTCGATGGATTAGCCGCTAAAGGGTTTCTGAAATCCTATCTCAGCCCAAGCACAGGGGGAAGTGATGACAACGACACTGACCCAGAAATTGTGGCCGTCATCTCAGGAGGTCTAGCCGCTGGGGGCCCAACAATGAGAGGTCAAAAAGACTATGCAAGCCGGTTGGGACAG GGCAAGATCGCCACTCCTCATGACGACCCCTTAGTTATTGAATTGAAGGTAGCAAACCTCAAAGTAAGGCGTATCTTAGTAGATACGGGGATTCCGTCGGACATTATCAGCACAGCTTGTCTAAGTCGTCTTGAGCATGACCCAAAGACAATTGAAAAGATACATTATCCGATCATTGGATTCGGAGGCGGCATAATTCATCCCCAGGGGATAATTACTCTGCCCCTACGAGTTGGAGGCCGGCATCAAAGTAAGAACTTGAACGCCCGCTTTCTAATTGTAAAGGACCTCACTGCTTACAATATCATACTGGGTCGTCCAACTTTGAATCAGGCCAAGGCAGTGGTCGTCACTCATCTTATGCTCATGAAGTATGCCTGTGATAAAGGTCAGGTCGGCATAATTCATGGTGATCAACAGCTAGCAAGAGATTGTTATCTCACTACGCTAAGTCCCGAGGCTTGGGGGAAAACTGACGAAGCAAGAGCAAGCTCAAAAAGAAAACTAGATGAGATGGAGGAGAAAGTCAAGAAGGATACCTTTACCATTGCCACGGCTCACATGGAAACAAGGCGGCCTGAGCGGTTGGTGGACATTATGAAATCATCCTTGATGAAGCCCGTCCAGATAGGACGGTGCCAATAG